The Armatimonadota bacterium DNA segment GCGGGACCGGAGTGTCGCCCACTTTGCGGGCGATGGCGATGGCGCGCTGGTGGGACTTCCTGGGGGTGCCCGCACCAAGCCCGCACAGTTCCTTATCCGAGTTCATCACCGCGCAGAGAGAGAAGTCCAGCCCGAAGAGGTCCGCAGCCTCCTCAATGTCCCGCCGGGCAGGGCAGGCAGTGGGCGAAGTGGCTCTTGGCGTCCCCTTGACCCGCCCGTGGTGATAGTGCAGCGTGGACACGTGGCAGATTCCCGGCAGGACCATCTTCGCACCGCCGCCCCAGGCTACGAAGGGATGGGGATAGACGCACGAGATGGACACGGAGAAGTCTGCATCCGCGGCGTCTTGGTTGGCCAGCACCGGTGTGCCCGCCGAGGTCAGCCCGAGATACCTCACCCGCGGACTGTAAGCGTCGTGGGAGATGGCCTGCGCTACACGTTCCAGAGCCGATCCCAGGCGCTTGCGTACTTCGGCCCGGGTCATCACCCGGTGGGCTCCATTGCCCAGAACGATGGTTATCTGGTCGCGCTTGAGACCCGCAGATTCCAGGCGGTCGATCACTGCATTGCACAGGGTCTCGGCGGGAGTGGGCCGCCGAAAGTCGTCTACGAGGAGCACTGCGCTCCGGGCCCCTCGTGCGGCCTCGGCAATAGGAGGCGATCCGGCGGGGTTGTCCAGAGCTCTGCAGACTTCATCGTCGGTCATCGCCCGGCGGTCTCGGGGCGAGTAGACCGTTGCATCCCAGCCTGCCGGTAGCGGGAACTCTTCCACGCGGTCCTGGCGCGCGGCGCCCACACGCAAGCGGATGGTCTGTCCGATGGTCATCTGTGATCTCCCTGGTGCTGCGACCTGATCCGCTGCCCTATGCCTTGATGCTGCCCTATGCCTTGATGCCGTCCCGGTAGATGCCGGGACTGGATCCTTCGATCACGGTCGCCCCCACCGCCTTCGCATAGAAGTCCACCGGTCCTGCGCCGCCGATGATGGCATAACCGTATCCCATGGCGCGGAGCGCATGCAGACACGCCAGCAGGAGCGCCTTCCCGATGCCTCGCTTCCGGTCGCTCTCCTGCACACCGGTGGGGCCGAAGTAATTCGGCGCGGTGGCCTCGTAGCAGCCGAAACCGCAAAGCCTGCCTCGGTCCAGGGCGATGAAACACGAAACTGGCTGCCGGGCGAAGCTGCAGGCGCACTCGTCGGCCCACCCCTGCCCGAAGTGCTCACGCACCCAGCTAGTGACCTGGCTGATTTCGTAGGGCATGGCATGTCGGATCACAACGCCCTGTTCGCGCATGGCAGCCAGACTGGGTTCGAGGTCAGGCAGTTCGTACAGCTTCACCAGCATGTCGGGCATCGGCAATCGTCCTTTCGGATCGGATCGTCAGGGTTTCGCCGGCGAGCTTGTTTTTCCCTGCGGCCGATGGCGCCGGGCAGGCCCGGCCTGTGCGCGTCCGCTGCAGACACTCGCGCGAGCCGACGTCCCGTTCGAGTAGCGGCTACTCCTTGCGACCTTTCAGGATGTACCGAACCAGGGCCAGCACAAACAGTGCAGCTACGACGGCCAGGATCGCCGGGGTCACCACGTCAAGCGGCGCGCCACTGTCCTCCTCGCCCGCCCCGAGCCCCTCAGGACCGCCCGAAGGTTCCGCCGCTTCGGTTGGTTCGGCAACCTTGCATGGGCCCGCCTGGTACCAGAACGCGACCGACTTGTAGGTAATTCCCGGCACGGAATTGCGGCTGCCGTGCTGCATATCCACTCGGATCCCCTTGGTGAATGCGATGCGGTCGGGAATCAGGTACCGGTAAGCGGACATCTGCGGAGGCGGGCCCTCGTCGAGATGGGTCAGCCCGTGGAAGGGCCGCGACTGCACCCCGGCGCTGAAGTACCACGCGCCATTGAAAAAGTCCTCAGTGCCGGTGCCCTCCCAGGAGGGCTTCTCCTCGCCGTCCACGTATATCTGTTCATTCCCCTCGAGAAACGCGAACTTTCGATGGTGGGTAGCGCCGCCGGCGAAGGTGCAGCCCACGAAGACGCCCTCGCCTGACACGTCCGCCAAGGGGATGGGCTTACCCTTCTCGGAAATCACCTCCCGGTACTCAGCGCAGAATGTGTAGGGAACCTCCTTCGTCGCGGTCCCTCGCACAAGGGTGATCGGCAGGCTGTCAGCGCCATCGCCCCCGAAGCTATCCAGTTGGAGGTCAAGACCCGTGCCGATGGGGATCGGCAGGCGGAACACCAGCTTGTTCCTGGCGATCGCGGTGATGGGCCCGGCATATTCGTCCATGCCCCAGAAAGAACAGAAAAGCGCGGGCACCGGTACGTCCACGCAGGCGTCCTTCGAGCCCGCAGGACGGATGACGAGCCGGGTGTGATACAGCTTCTCGAAGTCGAGTTCGCCCGCATCGATGATCATCGCTTGCACGAAGGCCTTGCTGTCTCCGGACAGGCTCACGGGGGCCTTGCGGGTCACGGTGATGGTCTCGCTCTTGGCCGCCCGTGCCGATCCTTCGACCACTACGTCGGGCGATCCTGCGAAGGGGTTCGAGGTGTACAGGCGCAGGCGCTGACGAACCTGTTCCAGCTCCGCATCGGTGAGCGCGCCTTCGTGCCCCGCGGAATAAGCCACCTGCAAGTAGAACTTGTTGGGCTCGGTGGCCTCGGGGGTGCCGCCGCCGGGTTTGCGCAGGTCGGTGGCGATGAACTCGGCGCTCACGCTCACTTTCACCGGAATGTACGACCAGTACGCCTGCCCGTCCATGGCGCGCAGCGGATCATTCGCGGCCTGTCCCGCAGGCAGGGCTGCCTTGACCCAGACGGGCTGCTCCTTGCCGTCCAGCTTGACCACCAGTTTCGTCTGGTCGGTGAACTGCGAGGTGGACCAGATGCGGTGGATCAGGCACGGGCCTTTCACGGTGAGGATCGACACGCTCTCGCCGGGCTTCAGAGGCTTGTAGTCCTGGCCTTCGCCGTCGCCCGCGGTGGTCCCCACCATTTTCACAGGGGAAGTGGGGAAGAGCAGGTCTTCGGGCTGCAGGATCGCATGCAGTCCCGGCGGAGCGGCGAATGAGAGTGAGACGGTTGCGAGTGCGACGAGGATCAGGGCTTGCCGGAACACTGGCGAAGACCTCCCGTGGTATGTGTGAGAGGGGGATCACATGATGTTTCCCGGGAAGGAGGGGGGCGCATCGGAGGCGAACCCCGGCTCCGAGTGCAGCTGGGCGAGCGGACTCCCGCCGCACATTCTTCCCGGAGGATCCCGATGACTCAACGCAAGATCGTCCTCATTGGTGCCGGCAGCGCCTCCTTCACGGTGGGCCTCGTAGCCGACCTGCTCGCATCGCAGATCGAAGCCGAGTGGACCGTGGGCCTGGTCGACATCAACGAAGAAGCCCTCGCGGTGGCGGAGGGCCTCGTTCGCAGGATGGTACAGAAGACCGGGCGCGCGGTCAAGGTCGAGGCCTCCACGGACCGCTGCGACGTGCTCCCGGGCGCAGACACTATCGTCAGCACAATCGCCGTGGGCGGAAGGGAGGGCTGGGAAGCGGACGTGGTGGTGCCGCAGAAGCACGGGATCTTCCAGCCCGTGGGAGATACGGTGGGGGCAGGTGGCATCTCCCGCGCTCTGCGCCAGATCCCGGCCATGCTGGACATTGCCCGGGACGTGTACCGGCTTTGCCCGGATGCCGTGTTTTTCAACTACGCCAACCCTATGGCCGCGATCTGCCGGGCCATCAACAAGCACACGGATGCCGGCGTCATCGGCTTGTGCCACGGCGTGCAAGGCACACTGCGCTACTTGTGCGGGCTGATCGATGTGCCGTACCCGGAAGTGCGATCGCTGTACGTCGGCATGAACCACCTGACTTGGATAACCCACTTCACCCGCGATGGGGAGGACCTCTGGCCGCTGGTCCGCGAGAAAAGGGCTTCCGTCTCACCCGACGACAATCCCTTCTCGTGGGAGCTGTTCGACTCCTACGGCGCCTTCCCGGCGGTTCTCGATAGGCATGTCACCGAGTTCTTCTCGGAGCGGTTCGCCGGCGGCGAGTATTACGGCAAGAGGCTGGGCGTGGATGTCATGGACATCCTGGGCGTAATCCGCGGTGGCCACGAGCGCTGGCAGAAGATGATCCGGCAGTCAAAGGGGGAGGAGGAGCTCGATCCGGGGTTGTTCAACCGCACCGCCGGAGAACACGAGGCGCTGATCCCGATCCTGGAGTCGATGCACTTCGACCGGCAGGAGATCTTCCCGATGAACGTGCCCAACCGCACCGAGGCCGGCATTCCCTGGGGATTCGTGCTGGAGATGCCGGTGGTCGCAGCAAAGGCCGGCTGCCTGCCCGTGGGGATGCCGCTGCTTGAGCCGGGGATTCTCGCCTGGGTGACGGAAGCGCTCTACGGGGTGGAGATCACCGTGGAGGCGGCTGTGCGCGGGGACAGGGGCTTGCTGGTGCAGGCGCTCTTGTATGACCGCTGCGTGTCCGATCTCGCGGCCGCGAATGCCCTGGCGGATGATCTGCTGGCCGCTCACCGGGCGAACCTGCCGCAGTTTGAGTGATCCCATGTGCCGACCGAGACGGTCGGCCTATGCAAAATGGGATTTCAGCCGCGCAGGTCGAGCGTCCCGCTCGATAAGGTTCCTCTCTCGACACGACTGCACACAGGAGATGGCCAACATGATCCCGCGTCCTGACCTGATTGACCCGCGATCCGCCGAAGGCATCGAGGTTTTCCAGATTACCACTGAACCCGACGTGCCTTCTTCCCACATCTATATGGAGGCCCAGATATTCACGCCGGACTCCCGGCGGTTCGTCGTACACCGCTCTGCCCATGCTCACGGCAGCGACCAGCATGATCCACAGCACCGCTATCTGCTGTGTGATCTGGACAATGGCGGCGAACTAAGCCCGCTGACGGAAGAGACCGGGGCCACCGGGCCGTCGGTCTCGCCGGATGGCAGGTACCTGTACTACTTCGTGAACGAGACGGAAGTCGGCGGTGGCACGCTAACCCTCAAGCGCGTTCAACTGGACGGATCCGGGCGAGACACTCTCTTCGTGCTGGACACCCCGCTGCCGGACACAGACTACCGACCAAGCCGCATCTACCCGCTGTCCACGATCTCTTCGGACGGCAAGCGCGTGGCGATCTCCGGCTACCTCGGCGACGGCAATACGAAAGGCGCCCCCTACGGCTTGATGGTCTTCGACGTCGAGGACCCCAGTGTTCGCCTGGTGCTGCAGGGACCCTCGTGGTGCAACCTGCACCCGCAGTATAGCCGGTCGCTGGATGCCGAAGCGTCCCACGACATTCTCGTGCAGGAAAACCACGATAATGAAGCCGACGAGAAAGGGGCAATCACGCAGCTCGTGGGCGGTCTCGGAGCGGACATCCATGTGATCCGCGATGACGGCACCCACTTCCGCAACATGCCCTGGGGGCGAGACGGCAACGAGTTCTGCCAGGGCCACCAGTGCTGGCGCGGACGGACCCGCTGGGGCATCACCAGCACCGGCACGAAACAGCCGCCTGAAGCCCAGCTCATCGAGGGCTTCGAGGCCGACTACGCCGGGCACGTGGGCCTGAACACTCCCGGCGGCCTGCGCAACGACCTCAGCCGTGACTTCGACAACCCGCAGTTCTACCATTTCGCCACCGATATCCACGGGAGACGTCTCATCACCGACTGCGGTCCGCTGAACGAGAACGCCTCTGTCTGGTGCGCGGAGTTGGGCGAGCCCGGTCAGGACGCCCTGCGCAACTGGCGCTATCTCGTGACCGCTCGCTGCACCTGCCAAAAGAGTACGCACCTGCACCCGTTCCTGTCACCAGACGGCAGGCTGGGGTTCTTCAACTCTGACGAGACCGGGATTCTGCAGGCGTATATGATCCGGGGCCTTTGAGCCGGGCACAGGCGTCGTCGGCTAGAAGGGTTTCCTGCGGGGCGATAGAAGCTATCTGCGGCATTACCGCCCGCCACGATTGGAGGTACCTGTCATGTCCGCCGTAACCATCATCAGCCCCCGTGACGGCGACGTGCTCAACCGACACGACGGGACTGAGACCGCCGAGAGCATAATCATCCCCGTTCGCGGCACATGCCCGCCCGGCGCGCAGGTGACCGTGAACGGTCTGCCCGCCACCGTCTCCGGCGGCGAGTTCGCCTGCGATGTGCCCCTCAGTCGCAAGCGCAACTTCATCACCGCCTGCGCCGGAGACTCCCGCCACGAGATTCTGGTGCTTTGGAACAAGGGCAGCTTCAAACGCTACCGGTTCAGCATCGACGACAATATCCTGTGGCTGCGGGACCTGGGGCTGCATCCGGAGGATTACGCCTCGATCTTCGACCACTGGTTCCTGAGCTTCTGGCGTGACATCCACCGGGAGTACGGGACGAAGGTCCACATCAATATCTACTACCAGACCGAACTGTTCGACCTCACCCAGATGCCGGATAAGTGGAAGGACGAGTGGATCGAGAATTCGCCGTGGCTGCACCTGAGCTTCCACGCCCTGCAGAACAACCCGAACCGCATCTACCGCAACGCCACCTACACGCAGATCGCCCATGACTATGACCTGGTGTGCGGGCACATCCGGCGCTTCGCGGGAAATGAAGTGATCAGCAACACCACCACGGTGCACTGGGCAGAATGCCCGAAGCCGGCGGCATTGGCTCTGCGCGACCGAGGCATCGAGAATCTGATCGGCTTGTTCTGGGTGAAGAACGGCGTCTGCACGACGGGTTATTACCATTCGCCCGAACAGTGCGAGTACTGCCACTCCCGAGACGCTTGGCACGACCGGGATACGGGCCTGACCTTCATCTCCTGCGATCAGGTGGTGAACTCCTGGTCTGTGGAGGAGATCGGCCCGATGCTGGACGAGCGCGAGGCGTCCGCGCACACGTGCGAGATGATCGAGCTGCTCATTCACGAGCAGTATTTCTGGCACGAATCGGGGATCTACCAACCGACCATCAAGGACAAGGTGCGCACCGCGGTGGAGTGGGTGTCGCAAAGAGGGTACGAACCTGTCTTCTGGGGAGACGGATTCCTGGGAGTGCCCGAGGCCTGAATTTGCTCCGCCTCAGTCCATGGTTACCGATACGCCGCCGCGCTGGTGGACGATGTAGGCCTTCCCGCCGGCGCGGTTGATGGCCTCGGCGACTTGCTCCTGCTTACCCGGCGCGTAGGCGAACATAGCGCCGCCGCAGCCTGAACCATTGAGCTTCCCGCCCAGCGCGCCGGCCTCCATGGCGGCGTCAATGAGTTCGTCCAGCTTCGGGTGGCTGACGCCGATGCCGTCGCGCAATTGCACCTGGTGCTCGTAGAGCATCTGCCCCAGGCGCGCCTCATCCACCTGTCCCGAGCCCAGCATCGCCCGGGCCTCCTGGCAAAGATCCCGGTTGATGAAATGAGACTGCACCAGATGCCGCGTGCCTTCGGGCAGTTCGGGGAAGTACTCGGCGGCCTGATCCATCGGCGTGGTCTTCAGGTCGAACCCGGGGATCTTCTGCGTGAGGAACGCCACGCCCGCCTCGGTTGCCTGCCGCGACTCGCGAAGGGTGCAGACGGTGTTCTTCGGGATGCCCGTATCGCCCAGCACAAATCCGTCCAGCTTTGCGGGCAGCGGAAAGACATTGATGGGCTTCCTGCAGTCGATGTACAGCAGATTTCCCACCGCGGACGTGTAGTGGTCCATCATTCCGCCGGCTTCGCCGTGTTCCTCAACTTCGGCGATATACCCCAGCCACGCGATGTGCTCGGGCGAACGGTCCACCTCCCCCTCCTGGGTGGCCAGGAGAAAGGTGGTCCACGCGATGGTCAGCGCCGACGAACTGGAAGTGCCGGCGTTCATAGGAATGCGACCACGGATCTCACAGTCGTAACCGCGAGAGATGGTCAACCCGGCCTCGCGGACGACATTGGTTGCCGAGCGCAGGTAGTCGCGCTTGTGCCGGTATGGGAGCTTCCTGGAGCCATCGAACTCGTCGTAGTCGTCCTCGTCCCGGTCTGTGAGGTCAGGCTTGCGGATCGCGAAGATGCTATCCGCGCGCGGGGTAGCGGTGATCCTGACATCCAGGTCGATGGCCGTGGCGATCACCGACAGCCCAAGGAAATCCTGATGCTCGCCGAACAGACACAAACGTCCCGGAGCCGACACTTCAACAGGCATGGGCGCCGCGCAGCCTCCTGGTGGAAAAACAAGAGGGCCCGGAGATGATCCCCGGCCCTCGTGATGTTGGGAGTGTAACCATGCGAACATCCTTCGTCAAGTCAGGATGGCTATCTCCTTGAGCTTTTCTTGAGCATGTGTTAGCATGAATGTCACCGGTTGTGGGCACAAACCGGGAACACGGGCGGCTCAGGCCGCCCAACCACGGACAGGATGGTGGAGGCAGTGAAGGCGATACTCGAGGAACTGCTGAATGTGCCGGGCGTTCAGACAGCCGTGGTAATCGGCTGGGATGGTTTCACAATCGACTCGGTCTCAGCGGATGAGGTGGACGTGGAGGCCGTAGGGGCGGTCATCTCCAGCGGGATCGGCTCTGGGCAGATCATGGGGAGCGAACTCGGGTTGGGCGAACTGGCCCAGGCGATGTTCGAATACGACAAGGGCCTCATCATCTTCAGCGGCATTGGTGACCGGGCAATCTTGGCGGTTGTCGCCGAGCCCGAGGGCAATCTGGGCTTCATCCGCTACCAGGTGCGAAAGCAGGTTCCGCGGCTGCTGGAGACCTTGTAGGCCGGCACGCGCCCCTTCAGATGAGAGCGCGCTTCGGAGTGCTGCACGTTCCGATGGCACGGGCAGCACTCCGTGTCTGCTTGCTCGCCCGCGGTCAGTAGACGTCCTCGACTTCGGCCCCTGTGTTTCGCGTGACCTTCCCGATCCAGGTCCCATATCCCCGCGCAATGGCCTGCGGGTATTCCTTCGGAGGCATATCGCGCTTGCCGAAGACGACGTACATCGTGTCTCCGATCGCCGCGATGTCAGGGCTGAGGTTGTGCTTCATGTCGGCCATGTACGGTAATGCCGCAACCGTCGCCTCCTGCCCCCTGCCCAAGCGCGTTCCAGGCTTGAGCCGGCCGAGATCGATGTCGAAATAGACCCCACCAGCGGCCGGGTAGTCGGCGTCGGACTGGAACACGAAGTAGAAGCGGTCATATAACTGCACGCCACGGCCGCGGATATTGGTTCCGAGCTTGCGGACCATGCGTACGTCGAAAAAGCGCCGGCCATCGAACTGTGCGAACCACAAGGCCTCGCCGGCGTACTCAGGCTCCCCCTCCACCAGCCCCGAGAAGAGCAGAACAAGGCTGCCTCCATACGTCCCGATACTGACACTACGCGGGTTGCGCACCGGACAGTTCGTCCATGCCACGGGATCGGAAAAGGCACCGCGCCAGGGCTCATAGGCGGCTAGCATGATCATCCCCTCCGGCTCCCCGTCCGGGCTGGTCCAGGTCTCCAGCCAGGCTGCCCAGAGCTTATCCAGGTAGGGCGCGAGAGAACCGTGGCTTGTGCTCGCACCTGGGTGTTCCGGGACGATCTCCATGAGGGGGCTGACGAGCTCCGCGGCTTGGTCTGCGGCGGAGGTGCCGGGTTCAGCTGCGAGGTCGTAGTAAACCATTCTCTGGCGCGCAGACGACGGGCCTGGGCCGGTTACGTTAGGCTTCAGCACATGCCATGTCACCCAGAGCCGGTCCTGGAACACGCACATGTCGGGAGCCTGTGGACACAGGGGCTCCTCATCCACCGCCGGGGTGACCTCCTGGGTCCAGTCCACGGTCAGGCTCTCCGGGTCTACCCGCGACAGGTGAAGCGCACACTCCTGGGCCTCCATCACATAGAGTTTGCCTCGATAGGCCTCAAGGCACGGCTCTGTAATGGCGCGGCGGAATGTGCCAAGCGGTTTCGGTGTCAAGAATTGCAGGCCTGCGAAGCTGCGCGGCGCGGTGGATGAAGTCGTCACCGTGATCGAGGGGGACTCGAAAGCCGGGCCCTTGCCCCTGGGCCACGCGCGCACCTTGATCTCATAACGCTTCTCCGGTTTCAGCCCGTGGATGCTGTAGCCGAGAGTGTACACATTCTGAATGGTCTGGAGCTTCCGGGCCCGCCGCCAGAGTCGGGGGATCTCGCCAAACAGCACGTCATGGCGCACCGAGGTCGAATCCCATTCCAGCGCGATCCACGTGGGCCCCTGACGCGGGGAGCGCAGATCAAAGACCTGGGCGGGGATATCTAGAGGCGCTTCCTGAGCCAAAGCGAAGGGCCCGAAAGAGATCACCAGCAGAATCAGGCAAGAGACAAGACGCACGCGCATGCCTCCAGCGAAGGTAGGCGAGTCGAAGACGACAACTGAACCCTTCGCCGCCTCCGGGCGACGTTCCTCCGCGCACAGATGCCCCGTCCAGCGGTGCGGTGTATCAGGCTCCTTGACGCTCAGCGCGCAATCCTGTACCGTTCCCGTCCGGTGATGACCTCTTGTCCGCAGCGGAGACGCAGGCCCTGACTACAGCCCCGCAGATGCGCAGCGCTCCGGCAATCACAGGCCGCGCGATTGCCGCCGGTCTCGCCTCCATCACCGGCGTCATCTTCCTGATCCACTGGGCCGAACTGGTCCTCGGCGGCGCCCGGGGTCACACGGCAATGGCCAATACCAGCATCCCGGTCGGGGCCTTCACCGCGCTCATCGTCATTCTTGTTTTCAATGGCGCTCTTGGGCGCATTCGCAGGCGCTGGCAACTGAACGAGTCCGAACTCATCGTCATTTACACCATGACGGCGGTCGCCACGGGCCTGGCTTCTTCGGGCGCGATCCACTTCATGGTTCCCGCTCTCGCCGCCCCGTATTATTTCGCCTCAGATGAGAACAAGTGGGAGAGCCTGTTCCACCAGTACATCCCCGAGTGGATCGGCCCCACCAATCTGCGCCTTCTGGAGCGCTTCTTCGAGGGAGGCGACACGGTTCCGGTGGGCATCTGGCTGGGCCCCTCGGTGGTCTGGTGCTTGTTCATTTTCCTGTATGCCCTGTGCAGCCTGTCTATCGCGGCCCTCGTGCGCCGGCAGTGGGTGGAGAGCGAGCGCCTCACTTTCCCGACCGTCTACGTTCCGCTGAATATCACCGCCGCCGACGGCTCTTTCTGGCGCAACCGTCTGGCGTGGATCGGCATCGCTATCCCTTTCCTCATCGGCACGCTGAACACCCTGAATCTCAATTTTCCCACCATCCCCAAACTGGAAGTGCGCAACATCGACGTCTCCAGCACCTTCAAGGACCCGCCGTGGAACGCCATGGGCGGGCTGCAGTTGTCCCTTTATCCTTTCGTGATCGGCATCGCCTTCCTTCTTTCCAGCGAAGTGACGTTCTCATCCTGGTTCTTCTTCCTGGCCACGAAAGCCGAGCGAGTTATGGGTGCGATCTTCGGCCTTTCTGACTGGGGCACAGGCGCGCTCACCAAGTTCCCCTTCGAAGAGCACCAGGGCGCCGGGGCTTTCATTGCCATCAGCGCCCTCGCCCTGTGGATTGGCCGCAAGCAACTGACCCAGACTTTCGCTGCGGCTCTCGGACTCACGGAAGCAAAGCCGGAATGGCATATCGGCCCGCGCTGGGCTGTCTGGTGCCTGATGGCCAGTTTTGCGGGGATGATCGCCTTCTGCCGCGCCGCCGGGATGAGCTTCATCATGCCCGCCCTGCTTCTGGTACTGTCCCTCGTCTACCTCGTGGCTGCCACCCGGATCCGCGCCGAGACCGGCAATGCCTGGCTCTTCGGCCCGCGCATCGACCCGCAGACAATCCTGGTCACTTCGCTGGGGTCGCGGAATATTGCCCCGAGTGATCTGACCATCATGGCGTATCTGTCCAACTTCGCCAGCTTCGATATGCGCTGCGTGTCCATGCCCCACCAGCTTGACGCCTACAAGATGGCCGAAGTGCGGGAGATTCCCCGAGGTGGACTGACCGGGGCGCTTGCCGCGGGGCTGGCGTTCGGAATCCCCGTGGCTTTCTGGGGAGCGCTGGCCGTCTGGCACAACGTGGGGGCTCTTGCAAAGGGGAACACGTGGCGAACGCTCATGGGCAAGTCAGTCTTTGATCGCCTTCAGGGATACCTGCAGGCCCCGCAGCCGCCCGACTTGCTTGGCCTCGTTTTCGTGGGCGTGGGCGCGCTCATCACCGTGGCCCTCTTCGTCCTGCGCACCCAGTTCGTCGCATGGCCCTTGCATCCCGTGGGTTACGCCATCGCCGGCACTCAGAGCATGCGCAGCCAGTGGTTCCCGTTCCTCATCGCCTGGTCAGTGAAAACGGTGATCCTGCGTTACGGCGGCCCGCGCATGTACCGGCAAGCATTGCCCTTCTTCTTTGGCCTTGTGGTCGGCGACTTCCTCAATGGCGGCTTCTACACACTTATCGCCTGCTTCATCAGCAAGATGAACGTCTACCCGGTGAACTGGTAGGCACAATCCCGGAGGCTTCCCATGACCGAACGCGAGCGCTATCTCGCCACTTTCAGTTTCCAGCCCGTGGACAAGCCCTTCGTTCGAGCCGTCGGCGGCTGGCTGGAGACCGGCCAGCGCTGGCAGGCCGAAGGCTGGGACGGTACCGCACTCCACGAGATCTTCGGCACCGATATCGTTCTGGGCACCGGCGTCTACTACGGCCCCGTGCCGCGGTTCGAGAACGAGGTTCTGGAGGAGACCGAGACCACCCGGGTCTACATCAACCACGAAGGCATCATCATGCGGGAGTTCAAAGACTTCCACGGCAACTCCTCGATGCCCCAGTTCGTTCGCTTCCCTGTGGAGTCCGAAGAGGATTTCGAGAAGATCTGCGCCGAACGCCTCCAACTGGTTT contains these protein-coding regions:
- a CDS encoding roadblock/LC7 domain-containing protein, translated to MKAILEELLNVPGVQTAVVIGWDGFTIDSVSADEVDVEAVGAVISSGIGSGQIMGSELGLGELAQAMFEYDKGLIIFSGIGDRAILAVVAEPEGNLGFIRYQVRKQVPRLLETL
- a CDS encoding PD40 domain-containing protein; this translates as MIPRPDLIDPRSAEGIEVFQITTEPDVPSSHIYMEAQIFTPDSRRFVVHRSAHAHGSDQHDPQHRYLLCDLDNGGELSPLTEETGATGPSVSPDGRYLYYFVNETEVGGGTLTLKRVQLDGSGRDTLFVLDTPLPDTDYRPSRIYPLSTISSDGKRVAISGYLGDGNTKGAPYGLMVFDVEDPSVRLVLQGPSWCNLHPQYSRSLDAEASHDILVQENHDNEADEKGAITQLVGGLGADIHVIRDDGTHFRNMPWGRDGNEFCQGHQCWRGRTRWGITSTGTKQPPEAQLIEGFEADYAGHVGLNTPGGLRNDLSRDFDNPQFYHFATDIHGRRLITDCGPLNENASVWCAELGEPGQDALRNWRYLVTARCTCQKSTHLHPFLSPDGRLGFFNSDETGILQAYMIRGL
- a CDS encoding DUF2088 domain-containing protein; protein product: MTIGQTIRLRVGAARQDRVEEFPLPAGWDATVYSPRDRRAMTDDEVCRALDNPAGSPPIAEAARGARSAVLLVDDFRRPTPAETLCNAVIDRLESAGLKRDQITIVLGNGAHRVMTRAEVRKRLGSALERVAQAISHDAYSPRVRYLGLTSAGTPVLANQDAADADFSVSISCVYPHPFVAWGGGAKMVLPGICHVSTLHYHHGRVKGTPRATSPTACPARRDIEEAADLFGLDFSLCAVMNSDKELCGLGAGTPRKSHQRAIAIARKVGDTPVPRVTHDLVIANAYPLDADGTQWSKGLMPAKHFGCPVLLINDFADPSTYHGLYDGPAGPYRRRPPQTAPALTSQLLAGADVFMYSPQYGDGFIPQDRSWFGHSDWETLIDAMLPRFPKAKVAVLPVSPLQLPRWV
- a CDS encoding fibronectin type III domain-containing protein; the protein is MRLVSCLILLVISFGPFALAQEAPLDIPAQVFDLRSPRQGPTWIALEWDSTSVRHDVLFGEIPRLWRRARKLQTIQNVYTLGYSIHGLKPEKRYEIKVRAWPRGKGPAFESPSITVTTSSTAPRSFAGLQFLTPKPLGTFRRAITEPCLEAYRGKLYVMEAQECALHLSRVDPESLTVDWTQEVTPAVDEEPLCPQAPDMCVFQDRLWVTWHVLKPNVTGPGPSSARQRMVYYDLAAEPGTSAADQAAELVSPLMEIVPEHPGASTSHGSLAPYLDKLWAAWLETWTSPDGEPEGMIMLAAYEPWRGAFSDPVAWTNCPVRNPRSVSIGTYGGSLVLLFSGLVEGEPEYAGEALWFAQFDGRRFFDVRMVRKLGTNIRGRGVQLYDRFYFVFQSDADYPAAGGVYFDIDLGRLKPGTRLGRGQEATVAALPYMADMKHNLSPDIAAIGDTMYVVFGKRDMPPKEYPQAIARGYGTWIGKVTRNTGAEVEDVY
- a CDS encoding GHMP kinase, which produces MPVEVSAPGRLCLFGEHQDFLGLSVIATAIDLDVRITATPRADSIFAIRKPDLTDRDEDDYDEFDGSRKLPYRHKRDYLRSATNVVREAGLTISRGYDCEIRGRIPMNAGTSSSSALTIAWTTFLLATQEGEVDRSPEHIAWLGYIAEVEEHGEAGGMMDHYTSAVGNLLYIDCRKPINVFPLPAKLDGFVLGDTGIPKNTVCTLRESRQATEAGVAFLTQKIPGFDLKTTPMDQAAEYFPELPEGTRHLVQSHFINRDLCQEARAMLGSGQVDEARLGQMLYEHQVQLRDGIGVSHPKLDELIDAAMEAGALGGKLNGSGCGGAMFAYAPGKQEQVAEAINRAGGKAYIVHQRGGVSVTMD
- a CDS encoding GNAT family N-acetyltransferase; amino-acid sequence: MPDMLVKLYELPDLEPSLAAMREQGVVIRHAMPYEISQVTSWVREHFGQGWADECACSFARQPVSCFIALDRGRLCGFGCYEATAPNYFGPTGVQESDRKRGIGKALLLACLHALRAMGYGYAIIGGAGPVDFYAKAVGATVIEGSSPGIYRDGIKA
- a CDS encoding DUF2961 domain-containing protein, whose translation is MFRQALILVALATVSLSFAAPPGLHAILQPEDLLFPTSPVKMVGTTAGDGEGQDYKPLKPGESVSILTVKGPCLIHRIWSTSQFTDQTKLVVKLDGKEQPVWVKAALPAGQAANDPLRAMDGQAYWSYIPVKVSVSAEFIATDLRKPGGGTPEATEPNKFYLQVAYSAGHEGALTDAELEQVRQRLRLYTSNPFAGSPDVVVEGSARAAKSETITVTRKAPVSLSGDSKAFVQAMIIDAGELDFEKLYHTRLVIRPAGSKDACVDVPVPALFCSFWGMDEYAGPITAIARNKLVFRLPIPIGTGLDLQLDSFGGDGADSLPITLVRGTATKEVPYTFCAEYREVISEKGKPIPLADVSGEGVFVGCTFAGGATHHRKFAFLEGNEQIYVDGEEKPSWEGTGTEDFFNGAWYFSAGVQSRPFHGLTHLDEGPPPQMSAYRYLIPDRIAFTKGIRVDMQHGSRNSVPGITYKSVAFWYQAGPCKVAEPTEAAEPSGGPEGLGAGEEDSGAPLDVVTPAILAVVAALFVLALVRYILKGRKE